In Eupeodes corollae chromosome 3, idEupCoro1.1, whole genome shotgun sequence, a single genomic region encodes these proteins:
- the LOC129952522 gene encoding benign gonial cell neoplasm protein: MDILTYEYISENLMKLVNNNICCVCFFGPFYHIGDRAYKQIYNFSLKIQNHIVNGHTFRRIYNSRCCHCIDTQRPFLLNETSKKDVLYYLKHCNSLGFYQDGLPFSLFKSSRLNPALPANRFSIEPLRPNTYYSPTLSGDMVPESWRLYPFKQELLKKLRQNRVLVVNGDTSLEKSTAVPLIIVEDSVAKNFYCKILCVETDNLTAITNSTFLADHLNERIGSRVGFQVYLQSRVCDNTNIIYTTAVFFLRVLMGQDTNESFRYITHVVLSDIHLHHAYKDICMKELKIILPHYPHLKVILLSDSTDNKSFLSYFGEGEEFSIIAQLNKVNIYNLEEIIDLIKLAPSTSQVDDIITTKRTKDSDIADKALEYYDALGNESAWNNLIYLINSEQISVNYHHSKNGYTAIMAAVKHDNPFHVRWLLNNENENQLYQENLKFNTLQYAILINSYNCIAALTNDVDITKYELKPPSIEFDLIIKLIHFITNNLEFGNILIFLPSYYHLLKLNYAILKNQFLGKIHQEIRIYLLYASMKAEQLQQILFDKAKIILATEVAECIFYLNDITYVIDTGRVSREKYNLEFKHNESKTEWVSQESLRRRSLIASRYKDGYCFQMISRKIFNKLQAMCPPELHYIPINRISLTVKLLRPSNMVTQYFQDTIIQPPKAHIEHSIEFLKTIETFDSTLEVTWLGCRLIDVPINLELGKCLVMSILFKCLDPVLTIMSFLTYSKSLKLIKQNITEKNVNSFCCADESFSDHLEFLELYQIWQNEKRTKIGTDILISDEETFILNGILENVCEIRTNLVGALRSSQLIHNQGILSMHSINLKANNWAIIKAAIAAGLYPKFCMINPTYNNIKSKSSKLYIDATSNLHPMKLQKVKSSPLSDWIVYYNESNHLTFSSISNCTLISSACVALFAGKAEMNSKNLVFVKDRAGYFIDENIWLITDIQSALLSFKLRQLFYRAYMDYLQTCADIEKWKKPNESNSFFNVLSKILLEEDKSAGFSQPNRVGNRPKAIANKFTTEFEFFSNSNRMDLKKQSSELKTSHHTFNMLGREFFLINIFSFHQSLKSFWKLPTKDIVNDPHLKVISEMASKEKLIYILVCSATKKRITNIALLKYENGEFVLKNCFKINIPLHEIIITCTALNVSLPPLTPDGIPHKIDKRVGEIILDLW, from the exons ATGGATATTTTAACTTATGAATACATTTCGGAGAACTTAATGAAGCtcgttaacaataatatttgttgCGTTTGCTTTTTCGGACCTTTCTACCACATTGGAGACCGagcttataaacaaatttataactttagtttaaaaatacaaaatcatatAGTGAATGGGCATACATTTAGGAGAATATACAATTCTCGATGCTGTCACTGCATAGATACTCAACGTCCATTTCTTTTGAATGAAACCTCGAAGAAAGATGTTTTATATTATCTCAAGCATTGCAACAGTCTTGGATTCTATCAGGATGGGCTGccgttttcattatttaaatcttCTCGATTAAATCCCGCTCTACCTGCTAATAGATTTTCAATAGAGCCATTGCGACCAAATACTTATTATTCTCCCACTTTATCCGGCGATATGGTTCCAGAGTCTTGGCGATTGTATCCATTTAAACAAGAACTTCTTAAAAAGTTGAGACAGAACAGAGTTCTTGTGGTCAATGGTGACACTAGCTTGGAGAAGTCTACTGCAGTTCCATTAATAATCGTCGAGGATTCCGTTGCAAAGAATTTTTATTGCAAGATCTTGTGCGTGGAAACGGATAATTTAACAGCCATAACTAATAGCACTTTCTTAGCTGATCATTTGAACGAACGTATTGGAAGTAGAGTAGGATTTCAG GTTTATCTTCAGAGTCGTGTATGCGACAACACTAACATAATCTACACAACCGCAGTTTTTTTCCTGCGAGTTTTAATGGGACAGGATACGAATGAGAGCTTCCGCTATATAACTCATGTTGTTCTCTCCGATATTCACTTGCACCATGCTTACAAAGATATTTGTATGAAAGAACTTAAAATCATATTACCACATTATCCGCATCTTAAAGTCATCCTTCTTTCGGATAGTACTGACAACAAAAgctttctttcttattttggaGAAGGAGAAGAGTTTAGTATTATAGCACAATTAAACAAAGTTAATATATACAATTTGGAAGAAATAattgatttgataaaattagCCCCATCAACTTCACAAGTAGACGATATCATTACAACAAAAAGAACTAAAGACAGTGACATTGCTGATAAAGCTCTTGAATATTACGATGCATTGGGAAATGAAAGCGCAtggaataatttaatatatttgattAACAGTGAACAAATAAGTGTTAACTACCATCATTCAAAGAATGGTTATACCGCCATCATGGCTGCAGTTAAACACGATAACCCTTTTCATGTAAGATGGCTTTtgaataatgaaaatgaaaaccaattgTATCaagagaatttaaaatttaatacactGCAGTACGCTATTTTGATTAATAGTTACAACTGTATTGCAGCCTTAACAAATGATGTTGACATAACCAAGTATGAACTCAAACCACCGTCTATCGAGTTTGACTTGATAATCAAACTAATTCACTTTATAACAAATAACTTGGAGTTtggaaatattttgatcttcCTCCCCTCATATTATCATTTGCTTAAACTTAACTacgctattttaaaaaatcaatttttgggaaaaatacaTCAGGAAATAAGAATATACTTACTATATGCCAGTATGAAAGCTGAACAATTACAGCAGATTCTATTTGACAaagctaaaataattttagctaCTGAAGTGGCcgaatgcattttttatttaaacgacATAACATATGTCATAGATACTGGTCGGGTTTctagagaaaaatataatttggaaTTCAAGCACAATGAATCTAAAACTGAATGGGTTTCCCAAGAAAGTTTAAGAAGACGATCTTTGATTGCAAGTCGATACAAAGATGGTTATTGTTTCCAAATGATTTCCcgtaaaatattcaacaaactACAGGCAATGTGTCCACCTGAACTTCATTATATACCAATTAATCGAATATCTTTAACAGTGAAGCTTCTAAGGCCTAGTAATATGGTAACGCAATATTTCCAAGATACAATAATACAGCCTCCTAAGGCACACATTGAACATAGCATTGAATTCTTGAAAACCATTGAAACTTTTGATTCGACTCTAGAAGTAACATGGTTGGGATGTCGTTTAATTGACGTGCCAATTAATCTAGAACTAGGAAAATGTCTTGTgatgtcaattttatttaagtgcCTCGACCCAGTGCTAACCATTATGAGTTTTTTAACATAcagcaaaagtttaaaattaatcaagCAAAACatcactgaaaaaaatgtgaactcCTTTTGTTGTGCTGACGAGTCTTTTTCGGATCACTTAGAGTTTTTGGAACTATACCAAATTTGGCAGAatgaaaaacgaacaaaaataggAACAGACATCCTCATCAGTGATGAAGAAACATTTATATTGAATGGAATACTAGAAAATGTGTGCGAAATACGAACTAATTTGGTTGGTGCCCTGCGATCATCACAACTTATACATAACCAAGGAATTTTAAGTATGCATTCCATCAATTTGAAGGCCAACAACTGGGCTATTATAAAAGCAGCCATTGCAGCTGGACTTTATCCTAAATTCTGTATGATAAATCCaacttataataatattaaatcaaaGTCATCGAAATTATACATAGATGCTACGTCAAATCTGCATCCGATGAAGcttcaaaaagttaaatcatCACCATTGTCAGATTGGATTGTTTACTATAATGAATCGAATCATTTGACCTTCAGTAGCATTTCAAACTGTACTCTTATAAGTTCTGCTTGTGTAGCCTTGTTTGCTGGAAAAGCAGaaatgaattctaaaaatttagtttttgttaaggACCGAGCTGGTTATTTTATAGATGAAAACATTTGGCTTATAACTGACATTCAAAGCGCATTACTCTCTTTTAAATTGCGTCAACTATTTTATAGAGCTTACATGGATTATCTGCAAACTTGTGCAGAtattgaaaaatggaaaaaaccaaatgaaagtaatagtttttttaatgttttaagtaaaatacttTTGGAAGAAGATAAAAGCGCAGGTTTTTCACAGCCAAATCGTGTTGGCAACCGACCAAAAGCAATAGCCAATAAATTCACaactgaatttgaatttttcagcaATTCCAATAGGATGGATTTAAAAAAGCAATCAAGCGAACTTAAAACATCTCATCATACTTTTAATATGTTGGGAAGGGAATTTTTCTtgataaatatcttttctttccATCAATCGCTTAAATCTTTTTGGAAGTTACCTACGAAGGATATAGTAAACGATCCGCATTTGAAGGTTATCAGTGAAATGGCTTCGAAAGAAAAgctaatttatattttagtttgcAGTGCAACTAAAAAACGAATTACAAATATTGcacttttgaaatatgaaaacgGAGAATTTGTGTTAAAGAAttgcttcaaaataaatataccgCTACATGAGATCAT tataaCATGTACAGCTTTAAATGTCAGCTTGCCTCCTCTTACGCCGGACGGGATACCTCATAAGATCGATAAGAGAGTTGGTGAAATCATTTTGGATCTTTGGTAG